From the Leptospira biflexa serovar Patoc strain 'Patoc 1 (Paris)' genome, one window contains:
- a CDS encoding cyclic nucleotide-binding domain-containing protein: protein MPLDTSKNNQKIPVNPGEVLFIGGKASTSMNILHEGSVRVETTLGDTSIVLYSLEGANLTPGIFALLEGTPYPYTIRAKTSCVVSTYVMNQPNAKKTLTTKVSVGVMAVRTLLKEIGELYKRVLSIKGLASKFEQTMDNLGAVYYILNPSIFSDVTPGAMITRDENIIDPVMKLIRNNLAGFQEHGGMLPDKPSVTFLEEDHGEFFEKDYSEAIEWNDAEFHFIRKILSVNPKISQALFEADPSLLQSAAESYVKTYRELFELLSKETFELSETMNSMFVGENSLLEKFNLTLDLFNTGYSTIPSTVLLPITEWALKKSKSLLEEYKQIFGTNYASIGNCLDKLESKQTELTSKYGHELNAQKNKEEAIAQGNDPIRAGIDTKALKVELLNSASQILNYSQVDPESVKEFSTLMVKLKSFKNPLDPEPDNRKIRRTIAKTYWDVYKKSFTKWLQSGKQAPKAVELMLRYGYFDESLLDDGHIVELVGRLYQPGGNPSAPIHHGTDWLEKVYSREVPTSVDELGQTFFEKLKMDLKDSGIKSEKDIPPDYDTGEARLASEISSMYEPNVRLTSGNIASHFPILTKYHITIPLEKCFVSKDDVEKALQYILGVDYTAFNREVIYRNEEIGIKNEFIQRSIIPDFILVPSIGPKIMMWQDLSIFRGAGSKESRGRICIPHFVTGDLKTFMLEAIAAFRWELCKNILGPDWNNVGIPSITADYTDYVQFYKKSKDLSPELKEKISSEFKRFRTDRDKFAYDYSLWIRYEAEGVQRVNRVVRSIFYRHIPFHKNIREKVSSQPAYAELHNRFKNIRTRQHKEFENKYKKYMDASGNLPKELYENLTFYEV, encoded by the coding sequence ATGCCTCTAGATACCAGTAAAAATAACCAAAAGATCCCAGTCAATCCAGGTGAAGTGCTTTTCATTGGAGGTAAGGCCTCTACGTCCATGAACATCCTCCATGAAGGTTCGGTTCGAGTGGAGACCACTCTTGGAGACACAAGCATTGTCCTCTATAGTTTGGAAGGGGCAAACCTAACTCCAGGTATCTTTGCACTGCTCGAAGGAACACCTTACCCCTATACAATCCGTGCCAAAACTTCCTGCGTTGTTTCCACTTACGTGATGAACCAACCCAATGCCAAAAAAACCCTCACAACAAAGGTATCCGTTGGGGTCATGGCCGTTCGTACCCTACTCAAAGAAATTGGAGAATTGTACAAACGAGTTTTGTCCATCAAAGGACTAGCCTCCAAATTTGAACAAACCATGGATAATTTGGGTGCTGTGTATTATATTTTAAACCCTTCTATCTTTTCTGATGTCACACCTGGTGCCATGATCACGCGCGATGAAAACATCATTGATCCTGTGATGAAACTCATCCGAAACAATCTCGCTGGTTTCCAAGAACATGGCGGTATGTTACCCGACAAACCTAGTGTCACTTTTTTAGAAGAAGACCACGGCGAATTTTTTGAAAAAGATTATAGTGAAGCAATTGAATGGAATGATGCTGAATTTCATTTCATTCGAAAAATATTATCTGTGAATCCTAAAATTTCACAAGCATTGTTTGAGGCAGATCCAAGCCTTTTACAAAGTGCTGCCGAAAGTTATGTCAAAACCTATCGCGAATTATTTGAATTACTCAGCAAAGAGACCTTCGAATTATCCGAAACAATGAATTCAATGTTTGTGGGCGAAAACTCATTATTAGAAAAATTCAATTTAACATTAGATTTATTTAATACGGGTTACTCGACAATTCCATCAACAGTATTACTTCCTATTACCGAATGGGCTTTGAAAAAATCAAAATCCCTTCTCGAAGAATACAAACAAATTTTTGGAACCAATTATGCATCCATTGGAAACTGTTTAGACAAATTGGAATCCAAACAAACGGAACTCACGTCCAAGTATGGACACGAACTCAATGCACAAAAAAATAAAGAGGAAGCGATTGCTCAAGGAAATGATCCTATCCGAGCAGGAATTGATACCAAGGCTTTAAAAGTAGAATTATTAAATTCGGCGAGCCAAATTCTAAACTATTCCCAAGTAGACCCTGAATCGGTAAAAGAGTTTTCCACTTTAATGGTAAAACTCAAATCATTTAAAAACCCTCTCGATCCAGAACCAGACAACCGTAAAATTCGCCGTACAATTGCCAAAACTTATTGGGATGTATATAAAAAATCCTTCACCAAATGGTTACAATCAGGGAAACAGGCTCCAAAAGCCGTAGAACTGATGTTACGCTATGGATACTTCGATGAATCCTTACTCGACGACGGACATATTGTAGAACTTGTAGGGCGTTTGTACCAACCTGGAGGGAATCCAAGTGCACCGATCCACCATGGTACCGATTGGTTAGAAAAAGTGTATTCAAGAGAAGTGCCAACCTCGGTCGATGAGTTGGGCCAAACATTTTTTGAAAAATTAAAAATGGATCTCAAAGACTCTGGGATCAAATCGGAAAAAGACATCCCACCAGATTATGATACAGGAGAGGCAAGGCTCGCTTCCGAAATCTCTTCCATGTATGAACCAAACGTACGTTTGACTTCTGGAAATATTGCAAGTCACTTCCCTATCCTAACAAAATACCATATCACGATCCCTCTTGAGAAATGTTTTGTTTCGAAAGATGATGTAGAAAAAGCACTCCAATACATCTTGGGAGTTGACTACACTGCTTTCAATCGTGAGGTAATTTACCGAAACGAAGAGATTGGAATCAAAAACGAATTCATCCAAAGGTCAATCATTCCTGATTTTATCTTAGTCCCTTCTATTGGACCAAAGATCATGATGTGGCAAGACCTTTCTATCTTTCGGGGTGCGGGCTCCAAAGAATCAAGAGGAAGGATTTGTATCCCTCATTTTGTGACAGGGGATCTCAAAACTTTTATGTTGGAAGCAATTGCTGCGTTCCGATGGGAACTTTGTAAAAATATCCTTGGTCCCGATTGGAACAATGTGGGAATACCTTCCATCACTGCAGATTACACAGATTATGTGCAATTTTATAAAAAAAGTAAGGATCTTTCACCTGAACTCAAAGAAAAAATTTCATCCGAGTTCAAACGATTTCGAACTGACCGTGATAAATTTGCGTATGATTACTCTTTATGGATCCGGTATGAAGCTGAAGGTGTCCAACGTGTCAACCGAGTCGTGCGTTCCATCTTCTACCGTCACATCCCATTCCACAAAAATATTCGCGAAAAAGTTTCTTCACAACCAGCGTATGCAGAACTCCACAACCGATTCAAAAACATTCGAACTCGCCAACACAAAGAATTCGAAAACAAATACAAAAAGTACATGGATGCGAGTGGGAACTTACCAAAAGAATTGTATGAAAATTTAACCTTTTACGAAGTTTAA
- a CDS encoding NAD(P)/FAD-dependent oxidoreductase — protein MESLQKADITIIGGSYSGLSAALTLVRSLRNVLVIDSERPCNQNTPFSHNFITHDGIKPSEIRQKALSDLNEYKTFKLQIGEATSIQKKGSGYLIKGNGLSEIQTDKIIFATGVKDILPEIPGFAQAWGKTVIHCPYCHGYEYVGNQTGLWMNEEGVYEHAKFLKHWSKEITIFTNGPVQFSTEEINKIESEGISIQTEPVMEIVQKDGKISGLLFQLGKNIPLQTLYSKIPIVQHSKLPEELGCKLQPSGHIDVSPFYETSVQGVYAIGDMASMFRTVAHAVYSGNIAGAMLNRSMILS, from the coding sequence ATGGAATCTCTTCAAAAAGCAGATATTACAATCATTGGTGGAAGTTATTCAGGACTTTCTGCTGCTCTTACCCTTGTTCGATCTTTACGAAATGTTCTCGTTATCGATTCCGAAAGACCATGTAATCAAAACACACCTTTCTCACATAATTTCATTACGCACGATGGGATCAAACCGAGTGAAATTAGACAAAAAGCATTATCAGATTTAAATGAATACAAAACCTTCAAACTACAAATAGGTGAAGCTACTTCGATTCAAAAAAAAGGTTCTGGATATTTAATCAAAGGGAATGGATTGAGTGAAATCCAAACTGATAAAATCATTTTTGCGACTGGTGTCAAAGATATATTACCAGAGATACCTGGTTTTGCACAAGCTTGGGGGAAAACTGTCATCCACTGTCCTTATTGCCACGGATATGAATATGTAGGAAATCAAACTGGATTATGGATGAATGAAGAAGGTGTATACGAACATGCTAAATTTCTAAAACACTGGTCAAAAGAAATTACCATTTTTACAAATGGCCCAGTGCAATTTTCCACGGAAGAGATAAACAAAATTGAATCAGAAGGAATTTCGATTCAAACCGAACCAGTCATGGAAATAGTCCAAAAGGATGGGAAAATTTCAGGTTTGTTATTCCAATTAGGGAAAAATATCCCACTCCAAACTTTATATTCAAAAATACCGATTGTTCAACATTCAAAATTGCCGGAAGAACTTGGATGTAAACTTCAGCCAAGTGGTCATATTGATGTGTCTCCATTTTATGAAACAAGTGTTCAAGGTGTTTATGCGATAGGGGATATGGCTTCGATGTTTCGCACTGTTGCGCATGCAGTCTACTCTGGAAATATTGCAGGTGCTATGCTCAATCGATCGATGATTTTGTCTTAA
- a CDS encoding tetratricopeptide repeat protein, whose protein sequence is MSSSSFQLSLDLAKDHFKIGDLDRAEFHLRSSLELEESEEAYFYLGLVQNALGSWSDALVSYYKAVSLNHEYGNPCNEIGVLLLRMGNDKEAVYWLKKSIRCERNDAPHISYFNLATLYKLWNRPERSLQYLHKALSLKKDFLEANELWREIKADEEAPSN, encoded by the coding sequence TTGTCTTCAAGTTCTTTCCAACTTTCTTTAGATTTAGCAAAAGACCATTTTAAAATCGGTGATTTAGACCGTGCCGAATTCCACCTTCGTTCCAGTTTAGAATTGGAAGAATCAGAGGAAGCCTATTTTTATCTGGGACTTGTCCAAAATGCACTTGGGTCATGGAGTGATGCTTTGGTTTCGTATTACAAAGCAGTTAGCTTAAACCATGAGTATGGGAATCCATGCAACGAAATCGGCGTTTTACTCCTCAGAATGGGGAATGACAAAGAAGCGGTGTATTGGTTAAAAAAGTCCATACGATGCGAACGAAATGATGCCCCACATATTTCTTATTTCAACTTAGCAACTTTATACAAATTATGGAATCGACCAGAAAGGTCCTTACAATACCTTCATAAAGCCCTTTCCTTAAAAAAAGATTTTTTAGAAGCGAATGAACTTTGGCGGGAAATCAAAGCAGACGAAGAAGCTCCTTCCAATTAA
- the dxs gene encoding 1-deoxy-D-xylulose-5-phosphate synthase: MPSYPYLDKINFPQDLRNLKEADLPAVCHDLREYIIDTLSDVGGHFASNLGVVELTVALHYVFQTPKDKIIWDVGHQTYPHKILTGRKKELPTVRKWLGLSGFPKREESEYDLYNTGHAGTSISQALGEACARDLMGESYKVAAVIGDASIATGMALEAMNHGGHIKPNMLVILNDNYMSISKNVGSISNYLNRIISSQVYNKGKTAIYSFLKWIPLIGPALQALAHNMETSFKHFMMRPGGLFEDLGFTYFGPIDGHDVNRVVQMLQNLSKIQGPILLHVLTQKGKGYKPAEADPIKYHGVTPFNKESGKMTSADANKIGLSKIVGKTLMDLTNKDKRIAVITPAMIEGSGLRDFQEAYPNHTFDVGIAEQHSVAFAGAMTNGGAIPFMCIYSTFLTRAMDQLVEDVSLMNLPVRFVIDRAGIVGPDGETHQGLSDLGYLAGLPNMDIIVPSSAQDIIDSLHFMKDYSEHPIAIRFPKDNGDLRELKFEKPNQITKAKARVVTEGEDLLILSLGFMLPIAGQVAEILKTKGISVSVIDLFWLRPYDKDLVHTYIAKTKRFVILDESYLHAGASGYLLNEIPGSLIGKFLKTFALPLEPIHHGERNQILEHYRLTATQIAEDLLSVLQK, encoded by the coding sequence ATGCCATCGTATCCATATCTCGACAAAATCAATTTCCCACAAGACCTTAGAAACCTAAAGGAAGCGGATCTCCCTGCGGTCTGCCATGACCTCAGGGAATACATCATCGACACCCTCTCCGACGTGGGAGGGCATTTCGCCAGTAACCTAGGAGTCGTGGAACTTACCGTTGCCCTTCACTACGTTTTCCAAACACCGAAAGACAAAATCATCTGGGACGTTGGCCACCAAACCTATCCTCATAAAATCCTGACAGGTCGAAAAAAAGAACTGCCAACGGTTCGTAAATGGTTGGGCCTTTCTGGATTTCCCAAACGAGAAGAATCTGAATATGATTTGTACAATACAGGCCATGCGGGAACTTCTATCTCCCAAGCCTTAGGTGAAGCCTGTGCCAGGGACTTAATGGGTGAATCCTACAAAGTGGCGGCAGTGATTGGAGACGCCTCCATTGCCACGGGTATGGCACTGGAAGCCATGAACCATGGAGGGCATATCAAACCCAACATGTTAGTCATCTTAAATGACAACTACATGTCCATCTCCAAAAATGTCGGGTCCATTTCTAATTATTTGAATCGAATCATTTCTTCTCAAGTGTACAATAAGGGAAAAACTGCTATTTACAGTTTTTTAAAATGGATTCCGCTGATTGGTCCCGCCTTGCAGGCATTAGCTCATAACATGGAAACATCGTTTAAACATTTTATGATGCGCCCTGGTGGACTCTTCGAAGATTTGGGATTTACTTATTTTGGTCCCATTGATGGACACGACGTAAACCGCGTGGTCCAAATGTTACAAAACCTTTCCAAAATCCAAGGTCCCATTCTGCTCCATGTCCTCACTCAAAAAGGCAAAGGATACAAACCAGCGGAAGCTGACCCTATCAAATACCATGGAGTCACACCGTTTAACAAAGAATCAGGGAAAATGACTTCGGCTGATGCCAATAAAATTGGACTCTCTAAAATTGTGGGAAAAACTCTGATGGATCTCACAAACAAAGACAAACGAATTGCGGTGATCACTCCTGCCATGATTGAAGGGTCAGGACTACGTGATTTTCAGGAGGCATATCCAAATCATACATTTGATGTAGGGATCGCCGAACAACACTCCGTTGCCTTTGCTGGTGCCATGACAAATGGTGGTGCCATCCCATTTATGTGTATTTATTCTACCTTTCTCACAAGAGCAATGGACCAATTGGTAGAAGATGTATCCCTTATGAATTTGCCAGTTCGGTTTGTCATTGATCGAGCAGGGATTGTGGGACCCGATGGAGAAACCCACCAAGGTTTGTCTGATTTAGGGTATCTGGCAGGGCTTCCCAATATGGACATCATCGTTCCCAGTTCCGCGCAAGACATCATCGATAGCCTTCATTTTATGAAGGATTATTCGGAGCATCCGATCGCAATTCGATTCCCAAAAGACAATGGCGACTTACGAGAATTAAAGTTCGAGAAACCGAACCAAATCACGAAAGCAAAAGCAAGAGTGGTGACGGAAGGAGAAGATTTACTAATCCTTTCCCTTGGATTTATGTTACCCATCGCGGGACAAGTCGCCGAAATTTTAAAAACAAAAGGAATCTCGGTTTCTGTGATTGATTTGTTTTGGCTACGACCTTATGATAAGGATCTTGTCCACACCTACATTGCAAAAACCAAACGGTTTGTGATTTTAGATGAAAGTTACCTCCATGCGGGTGCATCCGGTTACCTTTTGAATGAAATTCCAGGTTCACTCATTGGAAAGTTTCTAAAAACCTTTGCCCTTCCTTTGGAGCCGATCCACCACGGAGAAAGGAACCAAATCTTAGAACACTACCGACTGACTGCGACTCAGATTGCCGAAGATTTACTTTCAGTTTTGCAAAAATAA
- a CDS encoding adenylate/guanylate cyclase domain-containing protein, with the protein MSDKESKSLSILDYLSVAVATLGSLGVIVSVVMTGWVYEYSFLVGGMLVLLSSSYFVYKIIEKVSKDKQRSGAIWLSYVIAIFMYTMVNTFQPLKELEENSISFRFQFLRGTNTKTESEGDTGRIEYIQYQPPAKARKDINIIGITTESLEKLQGTWPLPWSYYSDIIETFKDSNNILMFDIFFVDYKPGQTEEMVTALQKNRNVLFDYPMEVSAESKEAVLNLEKRIDILRKFQIKNVIDENDGGISWVKFPQPPIEPIGELSAGLGFANVKKDESGLNRKMPLVVKVYNSGRDRETEYFPSIDLLIVCQYYGINVQNDVEVNMGHYVKLKNIPNKIIREFNVKARKFEERDVMHIPNENREVVIPIDWEGQMEINFVGGRYSFKQNEIFEVTNDWNQELLEANQINNKIFLVAMYYATGRGASKDSHLSPFGDMSGIEHHAHAVNTILNQDFLSTVPNWGIFLIYVALGVMIGFLQPRVKTHIGFAIMLTQLLLYVIAALYIFQAFNLITVLPSVTIEQIVVFVAIIGFRILTEEENVKYIRQTFSKFVSKDVVDELLKHPDNLALGGSKREITIFFSDVRGFTTISEQLGPEDLVKLLNEYLSAMTDIIIEYKGTIDKYMGDAIMAFWGAPVPLEDHAYYACVAALAQLDHLKVLQQKWAERHVPVIDIGCGLNSGPAVVGNMGSSHRMEYTCMGDTINLGSRLEGSNKMYTTNIIISEYTYEKVKDRVVTRELDLVRVKGKTQPVRIYELLGITNPEDMEKMKRPLQKAAT; encoded by the coding sequence ATGTCCGACAAAGAATCAAAATCGCTTTCGATTTTAGATTACCTCAGTGTTGCAGTTGCCACCCTTGGGTCACTTGGTGTGATCGTTTCTGTCGTCATGACAGGATGGGTATATGAGTATTCCTTCCTAGTTGGTGGGATGCTCGTACTGCTATCTTCATCTTACTTTGTTTACAAAATCATTGAAAAAGTTTCTAAAGACAAACAAAGATCAGGGGCTATCTGGTTATCATATGTAATTGCAATTTTTATGTATACCATGGTAAATACCTTCCAACCTCTTAAGGAGTTGGAAGAAAATTCCATTTCATTTCGGTTTCAATTTTTACGAGGTACCAATACAAAAACAGAAAGTGAAGGGGACACGGGTAGGATTGAATACATCCAATACCAACCACCCGCAAAAGCCAGAAAGGATATCAATATCATTGGTATCACAACAGAATCTTTAGAAAAACTACAAGGAACTTGGCCACTTCCATGGAGCTATTATTCTGATATCATTGAAACATTCAAAGATTCAAACAACATTCTGATGTTCGATATTTTCTTCGTTGATTATAAACCCGGCCAAACGGAAGAGATGGTCACTGCATTGCAAAAAAATCGCAATGTTTTATTTGACTACCCTATGGAAGTCAGTGCGGAATCCAAAGAAGCAGTTCTCAATTTAGAAAAACGAATTGATATCTTAAGAAAGTTTCAAATTAAAAATGTCATCGATGAAAACGATGGTGGTATCTCTTGGGTTAAATTCCCACAACCACCCATCGAACCGATCGGTGAGTTATCAGCTGGTCTTGGTTTTGCGAACGTAAAAAAAGATGAGTCTGGTCTCAACAGAAAGATGCCACTTGTTGTTAAGGTTTATAACTCTGGACGTGACAGAGAAACTGAATATTTCCCTTCCATCGACTTACTCATTGTTTGCCAATACTACGGTATCAACGTACAAAATGATGTAGAAGTGAATATGGGCCATTATGTTAAACTCAAAAACATTCCAAACAAAATCATTCGAGAGTTTAATGTAAAAGCACGTAAATTTGAAGAACGTGATGTGATGCATATCCCGAATGAAAATAGGGAAGTGGTCATACCTATCGACTGGGAAGGGCAAATGGAAATCAATTTTGTGGGAGGAAGGTATTCTTTCAAACAAAATGAGATCTTTGAAGTGACAAACGATTGGAATCAAGAATTACTCGAAGCAAACCAAATTAATAACAAAATTTTCCTAGTTGCGATGTATTATGCAACTGGTCGCGGGGCTTCCAAAGACTCCCACTTATCTCCGTTTGGTGATATGTCAGGGATTGAACACCACGCACATGCTGTAAACACCATTCTAAACCAAGACTTTTTGTCCACAGTTCCGAATTGGGGGATCTTTCTCATTTATGTAGCTCTTGGTGTTATGATTGGATTTTTACAACCACGTGTGAAAACCCATATTGGTTTTGCGATCATGTTAACTCAGTTATTACTTTATGTGATAGCCGCTCTTTATATTTTCCAAGCTTTCAACCTGATCACCGTTTTACCATCAGTCACCATCGAACAGATTGTGGTCTTTGTGGCCATCATCGGATTTAGGATCTTAACAGAAGAAGAGAACGTAAAATACATCCGACAAACCTTTTCCAAATTCGTATCCAAAGACGTTGTGGATGAACTCCTCAAACACCCGGACAATTTGGCACTTGGTGGGTCCAAACGAGAGATCACCATTTTTTTCTCTGACGTTCGTGGGTTCACGACCATTTCCGAACAATTGGGACCGGAAGACCTCGTGAAGTTACTGAACGAATACCTTTCTGCCATGACGGACATCATCATTGAATACAAAGGAACCATCGATAAGTACATGGGTGATGCCATCATGGCATTCTGGGGAGCTCCAGTACCGTTGGAAGACCATGCTTATTATGCTTGCGTCGCTGCATTAGCACAGCTTGACCACTTAAAAGTACTCCAACAAAAGTGGGCTGAACGGCATGTCCCAGTGATCGACATTGGTTGTGGGCTCAACTCAGGCCCTGCAGTTGTTGGGAACATGGGTTCATCTCATAGGATGGAATACACTTGTATGGGAGATACGATCAACCTCGGATCTCGCTTGGAAGGTTCGAATAAGATGTACACGACAAATATCATCATCTCGGAATACACCTATGAAAAAGTAAAAGACCGAGTGGTGACACGAGAGCTTGATTTGGTGCGTGTAAAAGGAAAAACCCAACCTGTTCGGATTTACGAATTGCTTGGAATCACAAACCCAGAAGATATGGAGAAAATGAAGCGGCCACTCCAAAAGGCGGCAACATGA
- the trpA gene encoding tryptophan synthase subunit alpha, translated as MSKIKELFESGKFKSAFIPYFTLGDPNYNDSIEFGKTILDGGADILELGIPFSDPVADGPVIQRAVARSLKNKFSFDEIFRVTKQIHLHKQETPLVYLTYFNPIYHCGITKFLDNAKDSGVVGLVIPDLPFDTIESETLFQELRLRDMDLIHLVTPASTKKRIEALRKTSTGFIYYVTSFGVTGERREFSVDLKERIRFLKDTIQLPICAGFGISTPEQASQIAGYADGIIIGSAIQRVIEENGQDASKAKNVLADYITKIRASIS; from the coding sequence ATGAGTAAAATAAAAGAACTTTTTGAAAGTGGGAAATTTAAATCCGCATTTATTCCTTATTTTACATTGGGTGATCCAAACTACAATGATTCCATTGAGTTTGGGAAAACCATCTTAGATGGAGGAGCCGACATTTTAGAATTAGGAATTCCTTTTTCAGATCCTGTGGCGGACGGTCCCGTGATCCAAAGGGCGGTGGCACGTTCTTTAAAAAACAAGTTTTCTTTTGATGAAATTTTTCGTGTCACCAAACAAATCCATCTTCATAAACAAGAAACCCCACTTGTGTATCTCACGTACTTTAATCCCATCTATCATTGTGGGATTACAAAGTTTTTGGATAATGCAAAAGATTCGGGTGTTGTGGGACTTGTGATTCCCGATTTGCCTTTTGACACAATCGAAAGCGAAACACTTTTCCAAGAATTAAGACTTAGGGATATGGATTTAATTCATCTCGTCACACCAGCATCGACCAAAAAACGAATTGAAGCTCTAAGGAAAACATCTACAGGATTTATCTACTATGTGACTTCCTTTGGTGTGACAGGAGAGCGCCGTGAGTTTTCTGTCGACTTAAAGGAAAGGATTCGTTTCTTAAAAGATACGATCCAACTTCCCATTTGCGCTGGATTTGGAATCTCCACCCCCGAACAAGCAAGTCAAATTGCCGGGTATGCGGACGGAATCATCATCGGATCTGCCATCCAAAGGGTCATCGAAGAGAATGGGCAAGACGCTTCCAAAGCAAAAAATGTTTTGGCGGACTACATAACAAAGATTCGGGCATCAATTTCCTAA
- the trpB gene encoding tryptophan synthase subunit beta has translation MGKNQPGYFGEFGGRYAPEILTEALEELESTYQKLKKSKKFKKELEFYLQNYVGRPSPLTYAERLTKQWGGARIWLKREDLNHTGAHKINNAIGQALIAKFMGKKRIIAETGAGQHGLATATVGAMFGMETVVYMGAVDVERQNLNAKKIEMLGAKILPVTAGEATLKEATSEAMRDWALNVSTTHYIVGSAIGPHPFPTIVRDLQSIIGKEARSQFKKRNHNLPHAIVACVGGGSNAIGMFHAFLKDKHVAIYGAEAGGLGPKPGEHSATLTYGKTGFLHGTKTLIIQDEAGQIVPAHSVSAGLDYPGVGPEHAYLSQTKRVDYRMVTDEQALDCFLEVTRVEGIIPALETAHAFYVARDVAKDLGKKKDLIICLSGRGDKDVTEVLRILGERSK, from the coding sequence ATGGGCAAAAACCAACCTGGATATTTTGGAGAATTTGGTGGCAGATACGCACCCGAAATTCTAACCGAAGCTCTCGAAGAGCTTGAATCCACCTATCAAAAGTTAAAGAAGAGTAAAAAGTTCAAAAAAGAATTGGAGTTTTACTTACAGAACTATGTCGGAAGACCTAGCCCTTTAACTTATGCAGAACGTCTCACCAAACAATGGGGAGGTGCTCGTATATGGCTAAAACGTGAAGACTTAAATCATACAGGTGCACATAAAATTAACAACGCCATTGGACAGGCGTTAATTGCAAAATTTATGGGCAAAAAAAGAATCATCGCGGAAACAGGTGCAGGCCAACACGGCTTAGCCACAGCGACAGTGGGTGCCATGTTCGGAATGGAAACCGTTGTTTACATGGGTGCGGTGGATGTTGAAAGGCAAAATCTAAATGCAAAAAAAATAGAGATGTTAGGTGCCAAAATTTTACCTGTGACTGCAGGTGAGGCAACTTTGAAAGAAGCAACTAGTGAAGCCATGCGTGACTGGGCATTAAACGTTTCCACAACTCACTACATCGTAGGCTCAGCGATTGGACCACATCCTTTCCCTACCATCGTACGTGATTTACAATCCATCATCGGTAAGGAAGCAAGATCACAATTCAAAAAAAGAAATCATAATCTCCCACATGCCATCGTTGCCTGTGTGGGCGGTGGGTCTAATGCCATTGGTATGTTCCATGCATTTCTAAAGGACAAACATGTTGCCATTTACGGTGCGGAAGCAGGTGGGCTAGGTCCAAAACCAGGCGAACATTCTGCAACTTTAACCTATGGGAAAACCGGTTTTTTACATGGAACCAAAACTCTTATCATCCAGGATGAGGCAGGTCAAATTGTTCCGGCTCATTCCGTATCTGCAGGACTCGACTATCCAGGAGTCGGACCAGAACACGCTTATCTGTCACAAACCAAACGAGTGGATTATCGTATGGTGACAGACGAACAGGCATTAGATTGTTTTTTGGAAGTGACTCGTGTAGAAGGAATCATTCCTGCGTTAGAAACAGCGCATGCTTTTTATGTAGCAAGAGATGTTGCAAAGGATTTAGGAAAAAAGAAAGACCTAATCATTTGTTTGTCCGGGCGAGGTGATAAAGATGTTACGGAAGTTTTGCGGATACTAGGTGAAAGAAGCAAATGA